TTCATTATTCATTCTTCTTTCTTCATTCCCGAACCAACTGGTCATGGAGTCGGTTGGTGGCCTATCCTAGTTGTATTACTGTGGGGTTTTACCCCCTAAACCTCTGTTGAAAGGTGTTCTCAGGATTCTAGGCAATTACCATGTTAATGTTACTCTTCTATCTAGGAAAAGATTCTTATGCTATTGAGAGTTCCAGTGTAGTAGAGGTGATTCCTAGAGTACCCTTGAGGAAGATTAATCATGTGCCAGATTATGTAGCGGGATTATTTAACTACCGAGGCAACATTGCACCAGTGATCGATCTGTGTCATCTGATTCAGGGAAAACCAAGTGGGGTTAAGTTGAGTACCCGGATTATTATGGTAAACTCGATGACCCAAGATCGGACGATGCCTTATTTGGGATTAATGGCAGAACGAATTATTAAAACATTGGATAAACCGGATAGTGACTTGGTGAATTCGGATGTACATATGAATGTCGCACCTTATTTGGGGGGGATTATTCTGGATCAAAATGGCATGATTCAGCGCATTCATCTGGATCAATTGTTTACGGATGCCCGACAATTTTATTTAGCTGCAGCAG
The window above is part of the Roseofilum reptotaenium CS-1145 genome. Proteins encoded here:
- a CDS encoding chemotaxis protein CheW, with the translated sequence MLMLLFYLGKDSYAIESSSVVEVIPRVPLRKINHVPDYVAGLFNYRGNIAPVIDLCHLIQGKPSGVKLSTRIIMVNSMTQDRTMPYLGLMAERIIKTLDKPDSDLVNSDVHMNVAPYLGGIILDQNGMIQRIHLDQLFTDARQFYLAAAGDIQTDESN